The genomic interval GCCCGAGCCCACACACGCCTCGGTCGAGAGGGAAGGGAAGCCCGAGCCGGAGAGTGTCAGCGAGTAGCAACCATCCGGCAGGGGACCCACCCGCAGCCGGCCCGCGCCATCCAGAATCAGCCGGTCGAAAGGCGTGTCCTGCACGGACACCTGTACGCCCTCGACGCGCTCGCCGTGGGTCGCCTTCACGCGCATCTCGAAGAAGCCCGCGTGCCGAGGCTCCACGCGAGGCACATCCACCGCCTTGCCTCCGGAGACCCTCACCGCCACGCGTGTGGCCTTCTCGGCGGTCGCGACGATGAAGAGCTCCGCGGTGCCCGTGGGGACGTCCTCGAGCCTGAAGCGCCCCTCGGCATCCACCGTGGTGCGCACCTCGGGGGCCGCCACCAGGGCGACGATGGCCACCGACGGGTCATACTCCGTGAGCTGTCCCTGGATGGTGCCCACGCGCAAGGGCGCGTTCTCCAGGTTGCCGCATGCCCCCAGGCATAGGGCGAGGACGGCACTTGTCGCGATGTGGAATCTCGAGCGCATCAGAACCGGTACCCCGCACCGGCCCATGCGCCGGTGAAACCCACGGCCTGTCCTTCCCCATCCACGACCACATACGTGAGCATGAGCTGCGCCTGGGTCATCAACTCCAGGCGCTCTCCCATGCGCAGCACCACGCCACCCACCACGCCGGGGCTGACCGTGAAGAAGCTCTGGCCGCCGGCGGTTGTCTCCACATCAAAGGACCGGCCCAGGTACAAGGCGGCCACACGTGGGCCCGCGAACAGCGTCAGCCGCTCCCATCGCCACAGGTAGGGCAACGCCACGCCGGCGGAGAAGGTGGTGTAGCGGAAGGGAACGTCGTCCCCCGGTTGGAGCATGAGGGCGCGCTTGCCCGTGCTGAAGCTCACGTCGAACTGCAGCCCGAAGTCGCGCAGCGGCCGGTCCTCCAACCGCAGGGCGACCGCGAGCTCCGGCGCCATGGGCAGCAGCTCCGCGCGGCTGCGAGCGTCCGCGAAGGTGAACATGCCCCCGAGCAGCGACAGCGAGCGCCGGGGAAACGCATCAGACAGGAGCTGCTCCAGGGGGAGCCGCTCGCCCGAGTCCACCTCCACCTCGCGGTGCACCAGCACCGCGCCGCCCTTGGTCAATTCCACCGTGCGCTTGCCGGGCACCACCGCGGCGCCGCCCGGCAGCTCCACGCGGGGCTCTCCATCCACCTTGAGCGTGAAGCCATCCAACCGGGGGTTGTACGAGAACAGCTCCGGCTGGCCCGTGCGCGCGATACGTCCCGACAGCACCACGGGGTCCGCGCCCACTTCCATGATTTCCGCCGAGGGGCGCTGGCGTCCTTCGGTGAAGGCAAAGGTGCGGCGGCGCGCGTAGTCGTGGGCCTCCGTCGCGGTGACGGCGCCATCCGCGTTGCGGTCCGCGCCGCCCCCCAGTCCCTCGATGAGGAAGTGCGTGTAGATGTCGTTGCGAAGGCCCTCGTCCTCGCGCGCCGTCTCGCCCCAGTCGCAGGCGGCGAACACCATGGACGCGCGTGAAGACTCCTCCAGCGGCCGCGCATAGAAGCCCGACTTGATGCCCGTCAGCTCCTTCTCCAGCTCCTTGGGTAACAGCGACTTGCCGTTGCCGCTGTGACACGACGCGAGCACCAGGAGCCGCCGCCGGCTGGGCAGTGAGTCGAACTCCGCCTTGAGCGCGTCCATGGCGAGCGCCGTCTGGGCCACGGCCCGGTAGGACGCATCGCGTGTCACCAGGTAGCGCCGCAGCTCCCCCGTGGCATCGCGGGCGAGGGTTCCGTGCGCGGAGAAGTAGACGACCACCACGTCGTCCGGCCGGTGGGCCTCCTCGCGCAACCGCCGCAGCGCCTGGAGGATGGCGGCGCGGGTCGTCTCTTCGGGGCGCGTGAGGACACGCACCTGGTCGAATCCTCCACGCGCCGGGTCCAGCATGGCCGCCGCCAGGTCCGTGGCGTCCTTGGCCGGGTAGCGCAGGTTGCGCCAGGCGGGGTCCGCGAACTCGGAGATGCCCACCAGCAGCGCCATGCGCCGGGGCGTATACGCGCTGGACAGGGCCTCCTCGTCGAGCCGGAGCGGCACGAGTCCACCCTTCTCCGTCCCGCGGGACGAAGAGGTCGCGCATGCCGTCAGCGCCGCCAGCAGGATGGGAAGCAGGGTCCTCACGCGCACCTGGTCAGGGGGAATTATCGCCGCTTCTCACGCGCACGTCGAACCGTGTGACAGCCAGTGTGCCTTGTTCCCAGCGCTCACCTTCCCCCACCAACACCTGCTTCACTTCATCGGGGGATGGCTCCAGGCCCGTGGGGGAAGCCGCCAGCCACAGCGTCAGCGGTCCGGACTCTCCCTCCAGGCTGACCCCGGAGAGTCCTTGTGGGCCCTGCAGGTCATGGGTCCCTGCCTCCAGCGCGAACTGCCCCAGGAGCTCCGGCTCCTGGCCGGCGCGCTGCTGGAAGAGCAGGGCGGTGCCCGCCTCGGTGGCGTGGTAGCGCAAGAGGAGCACGTCGCGCGGGTCCACGACGGTGTCCGGGTCCAGCCGGCGCAGGCGGCCATCCGCCCCTCGCGCCACCACCGCCAGCTCCAGCGCGATGCGGCCCACCTGCCCCTTCACGCCAGGGGCCGTGGACTCGGTGCCCAGCTCCACACCCGAGTCCGTCCGCCGCAGCCGCGGCACCAGCACCACCGCGAGCAGGGCCGCGGCCACCGCTCCCGTGATGAGGCCCCAGCGCCGCGCATCTGGCGGGGGGGCCTTGAGCTGCTTGCGCACCCGCGCGAAGCCGACTTCATTCAGCCGCGGCGGTTCGGCCGGAGCCGGGGCCAGGGCGAGCAGCACGGCGTCGGTGTGCCCATCGAGGATGCCGGGGCCGGGGTGGGAAGCGAGGAATCCCTCACACACCTCACACGCGGTGGCCAGGTGCTCGCGGAAGTACACCTCCGCCTCTGGCTCTCGACGGGCAAGGGCGCTGAGCGCCTCGTCATCCAGGTGTCTCATGACCTCTCACTCCCACCGACCTGCGAGCACTCGTCGCAGCAACTCTCTTTTGATACGACCCCGGAAGCGCTCGAGTCTCATCGTGACGGCGCTTTTCCCAACGCCCAACCGCTCGGCAATCTCACGGGCCGACAGCTCTCCTTCGATATAGAAGAGCTGGACTGTTCGCTTCTCTTCTCCCTCGGGAAGCTCGTCGATGAGCTGGCGGACGGCGTCGATGTCCCGCTCGAGCTGGAGCGCCTCGGGGATGGCGGGGACACTCTCCGGCTCGGGGTCCGCGATGTCGTCTTCCAATCGCCTCAGGCTCGCCTTGCGCTCCAGCCGGGTCCTCGCCCGGTTCCGGGCGATGGACAACAGCCACGCCTCGAAGGCCGCCGCCTCCTTCAGGCGCGGAAGGGCGCGAAACGCCCGGACGAAGGTCTCCTGGATGACGTCCTCCACCTCATCGGAGTCCAGCGTCCCGAACCCCGCCATCAACCGTGCCACCTGAGGGCGAGTGTGCCGGTACAGCTCGCTGAAGGCAGAGGTCTCCCCACTCGCCGCGCGCCGCACCCACTCCGCCAGTCCCTCCGTGGAGCCCACCTGTTCCTCCAGACCCCCGGACCCGGCCGGTGGCCACGACTCTTTTTCCCCGGAGTTCCTCCCGCCTTCGCCGGGAAGCCGCCGGTGCGCCGTGCTTCCTACTGGCTCCCGGGGGGGCTTCGGGGAGAAGAATGGGGGCACGTCGTTTCAATTCCGCGAGGACCCCGCCATGCGCGTCATCAACTTCAACCCCGGCCCCGCTGGCCTGCCTCTCCCCGCCCTGGAGCGCGCCCGGGAGGAGCTGCTGGACTTCCAGGGCACGGGCATGTCCGTGATGGAGCATAGCCACCGGGGCAAGGAGTACGAGGCCGTCCACGACGAGGCCATCGCCCTGCTGACGAAGCTGGTGGACCTGCCATCCAGCCACCAGGTGCTCTTCCTCACGGGCGGGGCGTCGCAGCAGTTCGCCCAGGTGCCCATGAACTTCCTCACGCCCGACACGAGCGCGGACTACCTCATGACGGGCGTGTGGAGCGAGAAGGCCCTGGACGAGGCGAAGTACTACGGCAAGCCCCGCGTCGCGGCGACGACGGTGCAGCCGGACAAGCACTACACCCGCGTGCCTCGGCAGGACGAGCTGAAGCTGGACCCGAAGGCGGCCTACGTCCACATCACCACGAACAACACCATCTACGGCACGCAATGGCACACGTACCCGGACGTGGGCGCGGTGCCGCTGGTGGCGGACATGAGCTCCGACTTCCTGTGGAAGAAGATGGACCTGTCGCGCTTCGCCCTCAGCTACGCGGGCGCGCAGAAGAACCTGGGCCCCTCGGGCGTGACGATGGTGGTGGCGTCCAAGGACTTCATCGCGCGCGGGCGCAAGGACATCCCGAAAATCTTCCGCTACTCCATCCACGCGGAGAACAACTCGCTCTACAACACGCCCCCCACGCTGGCCATCTACCTGGTGCGCAACGTGCTCGCGTGGATGAAGGACGTGGGAGGCCTGGCGCAAATCGAGGCGTGGAACCGCCAGAAGGCGGACCTGTTGTACGGCGCGCTCGATACGTTCTCCGGCTTCTACCGGGCGCCAGTGGAGCGCGAGTCCCGCTCGGTGATGAATGTCGTGTTTCACCTGCCCACGCCGGAGCTGGACGCGGCCTTTGTCGCTGACGCAAAGCAGCAAGGAATGGTGGGGCTGAAGGGGCACCGCACGGCGGGCGGAATCCGGGTTTCCACGTACAACGCCGTGACTGTGGAGAATGTGCGCACCCTCGTCACCTTCATGGAACATTTCATGAAGACGCGCGGGTAGGCTGCGTCTCATCACACGGAACAACCATCACCCGGAGGTTTCATGAAAGCCACGCTGTCCGCCGTCGCGCTCTGCTTGATGTTCGCCACGCCTGCCTTCGCCAAGGAAGTGGCTGGAGTGAACTACCCTGAGACCACCAAGGTGGGGGACAAGGAGCTGAAGCTCAACGGAGTCGGCCTGCGCAAGAAGGTTGTCTTCAAGGTCTACACGGTGGGCCTGTACCTGGAGAATCCGTCGAAGGACGGCGCGGAGATTGTCGCGTCGGATCAAATCAAGCGCGTGCGCATGTACATGCTGCGTGATTTGGACAAGAAGACCATCACCGACGCCATCTCCGACGGCTTCAAGAAGAACGCGGGCGCGAAGCTCCCGGAGCTCAAGCCGAAGCTGGACACGTTCAATGCGGCCATCCCGGACCTGAAGAAGGGTGATGAGCTCATCCTGACCTACATCCCCGGCACGGGCACCCAGGTGCAGAGCACCAAGGGCGGCCAGGAGATTTCGGTGGAGGGCAAGGACTTCGCGGACTCGCTCTTCTCGGTGTGGCTGGGCAAGGACCCGGTGGATGGCGGCCTGAAGGACGGCATGCTCGGCAAGGACTGAGCACGTCCATGTCGTGAAGGGCCCGGGCGCTCCGTGTCTCGTCGAGAGGCGCGGGGCGCCTGCTGTTTTTGGAAGAGACCCGGCCGCTTTGAAATACGCGGGGGCGTGGAGCGTAGTAGGAACATGCCCGGCGTTACGGCGGCGATGCCGGGGCGGGTCTCCATCCGCCGGTCAGGAGGATGTCATCATGGGCATGGGATTGTGTGCGTGGCTGGTGCTGGGTGGGATCGCCGGCTGGTTGGCGAGCATCATCAAGGGCACGAACGCGAAGATGGGGATGTTCGCCAACATCGCGACGGGCATCGTCGGCTCGATGATTGGCGGCTGGGTGTTCAACCTCCTGGGCGGCCGAGGCGTGACGGGGTTCAACCTCTACTCGCTGGCGGTGGCCACGGTGGGCGCCGTCATCCTCATCAGCATCGTCCAGGCGATACGAAAGTAGCGTCTGTCAATCCCTCGGCCGCGACGCTAGAAGAGGCTGAGCTGCGGTGAGGGTGGGGGCTTGCGAGGAGGGCGCCGGAAGGTCTCCGGTGCCTCCTCGGTGATGTACGAGGCGCGCATGCCCACCCTGCGCGCCGTCGTCTCGAAGAGCCGGTGGATGGTCTGCGCGTAGAGCCCTTCGCCGCGCATGCGGTGCTTGAAGCGGGAGTCGTTGAGCTCTCCACCGCGTGTCTCCCGGATGCGATGCAGGACCCGTTCGGCGCGCAGGGGAAGCTTGGCGCGCAGCCGCTCCTCGAAGACCTCCTTCACGGGGCCGGGGAGGCGGACCAGGTTGTAGTGCGCGCGGGTGGCACCGGCCTCGCGGGCGGCGGTGAGCACGCGGTGGATGTCCTCGTCGTTGAGCCCGGGGATGATGGGCGCCACGGAGACGGCCACGTTGATTCCGGCCTCCGCGAGGCGGCGAATCGCGAGCAGCCTGCGCTGGGGTGAAGCCGCGTAGGGCTCCATCGCGCGCGCCAGCTCCGCCTTGTGGAAGGGGAGGCTGACGCTGACCCAGAGCCGGGCGTCGTGGGACAGGCGCTGGAGCACGTCGAGGTCCCGCTCGATGAGCACGCCCTTGGTGATGATGCCGACGGGGTTGCGGTACTCGGCGCAGACCTCCAGGCAGGCACGGGTGAGGCGCAGGGAGGCCTCCAGCGGTTGATAACAGTCGGTGACGCCGCTGAAGACCACCGTCTCGCCCTTCCACGAGGGGCGCTCGAAGTGGTCTCTCAAGAGCTCCGCGGCGCGGGGCTTCACCACCAGCCGGGTCTCGAAGTCGGTGCCCGCGCCGAAGTCCAGATATTGATGGGTGGGCCTCGCGTAGCAGTACGCACACGCGTGGAGACAGCCGCGATAGGGATTGACGCTCCAGCTGAAGCCCACGTCTGGACTGTCATTGTGCGAGACGACCTGTCGGCTGTGGTCCTCCCAGACCTCCAGCTTCGAGGGCGGGATTTCGTCCAGGTACTCGACTTCGGTGCTCGCCCAGGGGTTGGGCGGATTGTCGATGGGACGGGGCTTCACGCGAAGCAGCGTGCGACTGAAAGTCCGTTCAGTCAAGTGCTTGGTGGGCGGAGGGCCGTCCAGCTCGACACCGCCTCACCGGGTCATCCAGAAGAGCATCCCGTTGACGTCCGCGAAGCTCAGGTAGACGAGCCCCGCCCAAGGGGTTGCTGGCGTGTCGCGGAAGCCGAGTCCCAACCGGAGGCGCTCCTGGGCGAAGTCCGCGTACACCTCCGCGCCAAGTGCCCACTGCTCACGCCCCTGCTCGCGCCACCGTGCCTCCACGGTGGGCCCCGCCCCCACCGAGGCGAGTGAGGACACCGCGTAGGCCAGACTTGGCGTGAAGCTGCTCGAGACCCGGGGCCGGACTGAATCCTCCCAGCGGAGCTCGAGGGGGTTGAGACCCAGTCGCACGGTGAGGTCCGGGTTGGGATGGACCGTGGGCTCGAACCAGCTCAGCATCAGGCCCCGGTGGGCCACGTCGATGGAGGCCCGGTAGGGCACGAGGGTGAAGAGCCACGGTGTCACCTCGAACGTTCCGGAGGGGGTCTGGCCCAACGGGACGGAGGACGCATTGATGCGCAGCGGCTCTCGCAGGTCCGCCCCGCGGGTCGTCAACAGGCGGACGGCATTGAGGGCCGGACCGAACTCCCAGTCTGGCCGGGCTTCTGCCTGGATGGTGGCGATGCGGCTCGTGCTGTGTGTCACGAGCTCCCATGTCCAGCGAGTGGGGTCGGCGAGGAAGAGTCGCATCGACTCACTTCGCGGCAGGTACCTCGCCTTGACCAGCCCCTGGCTGAGTTCCTCCAGGTCCAGGTCCGCCGGGCACTCGCCGCGTGCTTTGGTGTCCTGGCAGAACGTGTTCTTCGACAACAGCACCTTGAGCACCTGGGAGACGGTGAAGGCGTCATCCCGAAGGAACTCATGTTTGGGCGCTGGAGGAAAGGCAGACATCCACGCCCATTCCTCGCGCGCCAGGACTCGTGGCAGGGCGTCCTTTCCAAGCACGGCCTCCAGTTCCCGCTTCGCCAGGGTCTCGAAGACGTGAGATGCGGGGCCGGACTCCGCCACGCCCAGTTTGCCCGTGATGAACTTCAGCTTCGCGCCGATGCAGTGCTGCCGGGACTCCACCTCGTCATCCCAGACCTCGGCGTTGTACGGGTCCTGCTCGGTACAGAAGTTCTCCGCGAGCTGGTGCGCGGCCTCATAGATGCCGATGTAGTAATCCGTCATCCGCAGTGGCTCGTCGAGGAACGCCCCGAAGTTGAAGAGCTGGGCGGATGCGAGTGGGGAGAAGCGACTGGAGACCACCATCGAGCGGTCTTGCTTCAGCTTCGCGAGGGCTTCCGCTTCCTTCTTCCGCAAGGCCAGGGGCTCTTTCAGCGGCGAGAAGGGCCCCGTGCCACGCGAGCCCGCGCAGGGAAGGACCTGGCCCAGCGTCGCGGTGACCGCGAGCAGGGCCTGACGCAACTGCTGCAGCTCTTCTGGAGTGGCACGGCCGTAGTCGGAGCGGTTGAGCTCCTCGGCCAGGAAGCCCTGGGCGAGCGCCGCCAATCCCAGCCGTTGGGAGACCTCCAGGGATTCCGCCGCGGAGAGGGGAGCGGCCCTCCCGCACATGGCGCCGCTCTGGGTGAGCATGTCTCGCAGACCCAGGGCCGCGGTGACCAGCGAGGAGAAGGGGACCGGTTTTTCGCTGTCGACCTTTTTCGGGTCGACCGTCGACAAGCATGTCTGCGTCGAAGGCTCCGGTGCCGGCTTCGCCAGGCATTGGGTGAGCCGCCAGCCGAATGCATGCCGCTCCTTGCCCGTGGGCGCGGTCTGGACGGAGGGACTGCCCGCGAGTCGGGCCAGATGAGACAACCAGTCCGCCGTGCGTCGAGCGTGGCTGCGCAGCGTCTGGTTCCATCCCTTGTTCTGGATGGAGGTTTGCAGTTGGAAGCTCCGCGCGGTGCCGACGGCGCTGAAGATGAAGGCAATCTGCTTGCCGAGGTCCGGAACCTCCTTGGTTTTGACTCCAGAAGGAGAGGCGGGATGCCGCCGGAAGTCTGGGTCCACGAAGAGGTAGGTGAGGGGGCGCAACGGATTGGGCTCTGTGGCGGGCCGTTGTGTGAGGAATTGCTCCGCTTGCTGCAGCGCCACGCCCACAGGGGCATTGTCGAAGACACCCCCATCGAAGAAGTCCTGGCTGCACACCTGGAGCGGCGGGATGAGCGTTCCCGGAGCCGCCGCTTCCCTGAGGCCCGCGGCAATCTCTTCACAGGCCGGGTCCGAGACGGAAGAGGGGGCAAGTGGCGCGCCGGTCGAGCAGCTCGGTGCGCAATACGACAGGCGCACGGGGCCAAAGGCAAACGGAAACGCGCTGGAGGCCTCGATGGTCTTGATGACGGCGTCGGCATCCACCGAAGCGGGGCTCTTCAGCGGTGGCTCGAGCCCGGACCGGGTGTGTCGTCTCTTCGGGGGAGCGGAGGACTCGGCGGGCGACCTGAGTGTCTGGGTGAGGTACACGAGTGCGTCATTCGAGCGCTCCCCTGACAGGAATTGATTGCGGATGTGTGCGTTCCCTTCGGAGTCGATCTCCAGCTTCCAGAGGATGCTGAAGCTCTGGCGAGGGATTCGCAGTCCCGCCTCCTCGATGGTCTCGGGCACCGCCCGGGTGACGGTGATGCCCAGGGGAACCTCACACGGGTATCGGTACCGTGGTCCCGCAGCAGGGCCCTTCCGAGAGTCGAGCTTGAGATGGAAGGACTCGATGACAGGTTTGAAGGCCTGGCGGGCGAGCAGTCCGTCCGTGGATTCATAGCGCGGACCGACGTAGGAGAATGGCGTCGCCTCGGATGCGGGGAAGAGCGTATCGAAGCCCACGGGGGCCCACGTGCGCCGGAAGTCGTTCTTGTCGATGGTGTCGATGCGGCCTGGGTATTTCTCGTTCGCGCACCAGGCGAGTGCGACCAGGAGGGCATTGATGCTGCCGGCCGAGGCACCTGTCGCCGTCACCAGTTGGGGATGGCGCTCGGAGAGGTCTGTCCGGGTTTCTTCTTCAATCGCCCGGAGGTAGCGCACCAGGGCCCACGAGAGCCCGGCTTCGTAGGCGCCCAGGCTGACGCCGCCGCTGATGGTCAGGGCGAAGGGCTCTGCCTCCCGCCGGGGAGGTGCGGGCGGAGATGCGTCGACGGTGGGGGCGGTCAGGGGCAGCGAGCTCAGCAGCAGCGATAGCGGGAGGAGCGCCATGGCGGCCCGGAGCTTACGCCCGCGGGATGCCTCCTCGGCGACTGGGTCCTGGACGACAGCATGGGCTCACGGCGAGCCACGCATCCGTTGGCACCGGCGGCCTGGGGCTTGGGAAGCTCGGGGGCGGGAAACGAAACCGGGGGCCTCGTGTGAGCGAGGCCCCCGGTGACTGCCTATTGGCTTCCCTCCGCGAGGGATGGGCGGCGGGAGGTCAGCAGCCGGACGGGACGGCGAAGCCGTTGCGCACCGTGGTGATGTCGTCCGGGCTCAGGGTGTATGCATCGGTGCCCATGCCGTACGTGGCGAAGGCCCTCCACAGACGGCACACGTCCTCGCCGTTGTGCAGGGTGGTGGCCGCGCTGATGATTCCGTCGCGCACCATCAGGAAGGACGGCCGGCAGCCCGTGCGCTTCAGGCCTTCGGTGAAGTACAGCATCATGCGCTGGTTACCGGCGTTGCCCGTGGCGTTGTAGAGGTTGCTGTCGAAGCCCCACTGGGTGACGAGCGCCCAGTACGCCTCCCACATGCCCTGGGCGAACACGGAGCCCACGCCGTGCGGGGCGACCATGTTGTTCAGGCTCTGGTACGTCCAGGTGTTGCGCGTCGAGTCCATCGTGTACGGCTGGCCGCGGATGCCGGTGCCGTTGGTGGCCTGGTTCAGCGCGTACGTGCCCATGCCGCGAATCGTGTTGGCGGTGTGGGTGGAGCGCGCCGTGTAGAACAGGGAGAGGAAGTCGCTGATGCCCTCGCCCGGCTGCTGACGGTTGGTGAGGCACGAGACGTTGCTGGGGCCACCGACGAGGCGGTTGGAGATGCCGTGGCCGTACTCGTGGACGATGATGCCGGTGTCGAGGTCACCGTCCTTGTCCGGGGTGGGCGCCGTCCAGATGTACATCTGCATGCGCGGGCGGCTGCCGTCCGCGGGCGTGGAGAAGTTGGCGTTGTTGGTGCCGCTGCCGTCCTGGGCCTCGGCCTGGACGTAGTCGTTGCCCACGCCGCCACGGCCGTAGTTGTTCTGCTGGAAGTTGCCGCCCGCCTCGTTGAAGCCGTACTGGTAGTGGACGTCGTGGATGATGTTGTTCCAGTAGAAGAGATTGGTGACGGCGGCCGGGATGTACGCGGAGGGCGCGGACGAGAGGCTGATGGGGAAGACGCAATTGATGGCCGCGCCGCAGTTCGGCTCGCCGGTGGTAGGCGGCGCGTTGTTGGCGTCGCGGTCTTCGTACGCGTG from Myxococcus stipitatus carries:
- a CDS encoding caspase family protein — its product is MRTLLPILLAALTACATSSSRGTEKGGLVPLRLDEEALSSAYTPRRMALLVGISEFADPAWRNLRYPAKDATDLAAAMLDPARGGFDQVRVLTRPEETTRAAILQALRRLREEAHRPDDVVVVYFSAHGTLARDATGELRRYLVTRDASYRAVAQTALAMDALKAEFDSLPSRRRLLVLASCHSGNGKSLLPKELEKELTGIKSGFYARPLEESSRASMVFAACDWGETAREDEGLRNDIYTHFLIEGLGGGADRNADGAVTATEAHDYARRRTFAFTEGRQRPSAEIMEVGADPVVLSGRIARTGQPELFSYNPRLDGFTLKVDGEPRVELPGGAAVVPGKRTVELTKGGAVLVHREVEVDSGERLPLEQLLSDAFPRRSLSLLGGMFTFADARSRAELLPMAPELAVALRLEDRPLRDFGLQFDVSFSTGKRALMLQPGDDVPFRYTTFSAGVALPYLWRWERLTLFAGPRVAALYLGRSFDVETTAGGQSFFTVSPGVVGGVVLRMGERLELMTQAQLMLTYVVVDGEGQAVGFTGAWAGAGYRF
- a CDS encoding RNA polymerase sigma factor; translated protein: MGSTEGLAEWVRRAASGETSAFSELYRHTRPQVARLMAGFGTLDSDEVEDVIQETFVRAFRALPRLKEAAAFEAWLLSIARNRARTRLERKASLRRLEDDIADPEPESVPAIPEALQLERDIDAVRQLIDELPEGEEKRTVQLFYIEGELSAREIAERLGVGKSAVTMRLERFRGRIKRELLRRVLAGRWE
- the serC gene encoding 3-phosphoserine/phosphohydroxythreonine transaminase: MRVINFNPGPAGLPLPALERAREELLDFQGTGMSVMEHSHRGKEYEAVHDEAIALLTKLVDLPSSHQVLFLTGGASQQFAQVPMNFLTPDTSADYLMTGVWSEKALDEAKYYGKPRVAATTVQPDKHYTRVPRQDELKLDPKAAYVHITTNNTIYGTQWHTYPDVGAVPLVADMSSDFLWKKMDLSRFALSYAGAQKNLGPSGVTMVVASKDFIARGRKDIPKIFRYSIHAENNSLYNTPPTLAIYLVRNVLAWMKDVGGLAQIEAWNRQKADLLYGALDTFSGFYRAPVERESRSVMNVVFHLPTPELDAAFVADAKQQGMVGLKGHRTAGGIRVSTYNAVTVENVRTLVTFMEHFMKTRG
- a CDS encoding chalcone isomerase family protein, with amino-acid sequence MKATLSAVALCLMFATPAFAKEVAGVNYPETTKVGDKELKLNGVGLRKKVVFKVYTVGLYLENPSKDGAEIVASDQIKRVRMYMLRDLDKKTITDAISDGFKKNAGAKLPELKPKLDTFNAAIPDLKKGDELILTYIPGTGTQVQSTKGGQEISVEGKDFADSLFSVWLGKDPVDGGLKDGMLGKD
- a CDS encoding GlsB/YeaQ/YmgE family stress response membrane protein encodes the protein MGMGLCAWLVLGGIAGWLASIIKGTNAKMGMFANIATGIVGSMIGGWVFNLLGGRGVTGFNLYSLAVATVGAVILISIVQAIRK
- a CDS encoding PA0069 family radical SAM protein; this encodes MKPRPIDNPPNPWASTEVEYLDEIPPSKLEVWEDHSRQVVSHNDSPDVGFSWSVNPYRGCLHACAYCYARPTHQYLDFGAGTDFETRLVVKPRAAELLRDHFERPSWKGETVVFSGVTDCYQPLEASLRLTRACLEVCAEYRNPVGIITKGVLIERDLDVLQRLSHDARLWVSVSLPFHKAELARAMEPYAASPQRRLLAIRRLAEAGINVAVSVAPIIPGLNDEDIHRVLTAAREAGATRAHYNLVRLPGPVKEVFEERLRAKLPLRAERVLHRIRETRGGELNDSRFKHRMRGEGLYAQTIHRLFETTARRVGMRASYITEEAPETFRRPPRKPPPSPQLSLF
- a CDS encoding patatin-like phospholipase family protein, which codes for MALLPLSLLLSSLPLTAPTVDASPPAPPRREAEPFALTISGGVSLGAYEAGLSWALVRYLRAIEEETRTDLSERHPQLVTATGASAGSINALLVALAWCANEKYPGRIDTIDKNDFRRTWAPVGFDTLFPASEATPFSYVGPRYESTDGLLARQAFKPVIESFHLKLDSRKGPAAGPRYRYPCEVPLGITVTRAVPETIEEAGLRIPRQSFSILWKLEIDSEGNAHIRNQFLSGERSNDALVYLTQTLRSPAESSAPPKRRHTRSGLEPPLKSPASVDADAVIKTIEASSAFPFAFGPVRLSYCAPSCSTGAPLAPSSVSDPACEEIAAGLREAAAPGTLIPPLQVCSQDFFDGGVFDNAPVGVALQQAEQFLTQRPATEPNPLRPLTYLFVDPDFRRHPASPSGVKTKEVPDLGKQIAFIFSAVGTARSFQLQTSIQNKGWNQTLRSHARRTADWLSHLARLAGSPSVQTAPTGKERHAFGWRLTQCLAKPAPEPSTQTCLSTVDPKKVDSEKPVPFSSLVTAALGLRDMLTQSGAMCGRAAPLSAAESLEVSQRLGLAALAQGFLAEELNRSDYGRATPEELQQLRQALLAVTATLGQVLPCAGSRGTGPFSPLKEPLALRKKEAEALAKLKQDRSMVVSSRFSPLASAQLFNFGAFLDEPLRMTDYYIGIYEAAHQLAENFCTEQDPYNAEVWDDEVESRQHCIGAKLKFITGKLGVAESGPASHVFETLAKRELEAVLGKDALPRVLAREEWAWMSAFPPAPKHEFLRDDAFTVSQVLKVLLSKNTFCQDTKARGECPADLDLEELSQGLVKARYLPRSESMRLFLADPTRWTWELVTHSTSRIATIQAEARPDWEFGPALNAVRLLTTRGADLREPLRINASSVPLGQTPSGTFEVTPWLFTLVPYRASIDVAHRGLMLSWFEPTVHPNPDLTVRLGLNPLELRWEDSVRPRVSSSFTPSLAYAVSSLASVGAGPTVEARWREQGREQWALGAEVYADFAQERLRLGLGFRDTPATPWAGLVYLSFADVNGMLFWMTR